The following coding sequences lie in one Streptomyces xiamenensis genomic window:
- a CDS encoding FdhF/YdeP family oxidoreductase, translated as MSAKPPASDPVQDAPEVSAPKESAVGLPAITHALRAAQQQMGIRRTALTLLRVNQPNGFDCPGCAWPEPGKTHTAEFCENGAKAVAEEATLRRVTRAFFAEHPVAELRERSGYWLGQQGRLTEPMYLAEGATHYTPIGWNAALDLIADELKALDSPDEAAFYTSGRTSNEAAFVYQLFAREFGTNNLPDCSNMCHESSGYALGDTIGVGKGSVLLEDLEKADLIIVAGQNPGTNHPRMLTALEGAKRAGTKIMTINPLPEAGMQNFHNPQTPRGLAGPGTSLTDLFLQIRIGGDQALFRLLNKLLLERDGATDDAFIRDHTHGFQDFATAARTATWDETLEATGLTREAIESALEMILASRSIIVCWAMGLTQHKNSVPAIQEIVNFLLLRGNIGRPGAGVCPVRGHSNVQGDRTMGIVERPTPQLLDALEREFGFTPPREHGLDVVDTIRALRDDRVKVFFAVGGNFVSATPDSDLTEAALTRARLTVQISTKLNRSHCVTGRRALILPTLGRTERDRSPGGDEQFVTVEDSMGMVHASRGRLAPAGPQLRSETAILCDLARRVLGPGSSTPWEEFAADYGRIRDAVARVVPGFTDFNTKVARPGGFALPHPPRDSRTFPTATGKANFTAEPLTWPHVPEGRLLLQTLRSHDQYNTTIYGLDDRYRGIKNGRRVVFVHPEDAQRLGLPDGSYADLTSEWTDGSERVAPGFRVVHYPTAPGCAAAYYPETNVLVPLDSTADKSNTPTSKSLIVRLTPTGPDAT; from the coding sequence ATGTCTGCCAAGCCGCCCGCCTCCGATCCGGTCCAGGACGCCCCGGAGGTCAGCGCCCCGAAGGAATCCGCCGTCGGCCTGCCGGCGATCACCCACGCCCTGCGCGCCGCCCAGCAGCAGATGGGGATACGGCGCACCGCGCTCACTCTGCTGCGCGTCAACCAGCCGAACGGCTTCGACTGCCCCGGCTGCGCCTGGCCGGAGCCGGGCAAGACCCACACCGCCGAGTTCTGCGAGAACGGCGCCAAGGCCGTGGCCGAGGAAGCCACCCTGCGGCGGGTCACCCGCGCCTTCTTCGCGGAGCACCCGGTGGCCGAACTGCGCGAGCGCTCCGGGTACTGGCTCGGGCAGCAGGGCCGGCTCACCGAGCCGATGTACCTCGCCGAGGGCGCCACCCACTACACCCCGATCGGCTGGAACGCCGCCCTGGACCTGATCGCCGACGAGCTGAAGGCGCTGGACTCGCCCGACGAGGCCGCCTTCTACACCTCGGGCCGCACCAGCAACGAGGCCGCGTTCGTCTACCAGCTGTTCGCCCGCGAGTTCGGCACCAACAACCTGCCGGACTGCTCCAACATGTGCCACGAGTCCTCCGGTTACGCCCTGGGCGACACCATCGGCGTGGGCAAGGGCAGCGTGCTGCTGGAGGATCTCGAAAAGGCCGACCTGATCATCGTCGCCGGACAGAACCCGGGCACCAACCACCCGCGGATGCTGACCGCCCTGGAGGGCGCCAAGCGCGCCGGCACCAAGATCATGACGATCAACCCGCTGCCCGAGGCGGGCATGCAGAACTTCCACAACCCGCAGACCCCGCGCGGCCTGGCCGGCCCCGGCACCAGCCTCACCGACCTCTTCCTGCAGATCCGGATCGGCGGCGACCAGGCCCTGTTCCGGCTGCTGAACAAACTGCTGCTGGAACGCGACGGCGCCACCGACGACGCGTTCATCCGCGACCACACCCACGGCTTCCAGGACTTCGCCACCGCCGCCCGCACCGCCACCTGGGACGAGACCCTGGAGGCCACCGGGCTCACCCGCGAGGCCATCGAGTCCGCCCTGGAGATGATCCTCGCCTCACGCAGCATCATCGTGTGCTGGGCCATGGGCCTGACCCAGCACAAGAACTCGGTGCCCGCCATCCAGGAGATCGTCAACTTCCTCCTGCTGCGCGGCAACATCGGCCGGCCGGGCGCCGGCGTGTGCCCCGTGCGCGGCCACAGCAACGTCCAGGGCGACCGCACCATGGGCATCGTCGAACGCCCCACCCCGCAGCTCCTGGACGCCCTCGAACGCGAATTCGGCTTCACACCGCCGCGCGAGCACGGCCTCGACGTCGTCGACACCATCCGCGCGCTGCGCGACGACCGCGTCAAGGTGTTCTTCGCCGTCGGCGGCAACTTCGTCTCCGCCACCCCCGACTCCGACCTCACCGAGGCCGCCCTCACCCGGGCCCGGCTCACCGTGCAGATCTCCACCAAGCTCAACCGCTCGCACTGCGTCACCGGCCGCCGCGCCCTCATCCTCCCCACCCTCGGCCGCACCGAACGCGACCGCTCCCCCGGGGGCGACGAACAGTTCGTCACCGTCGAGGACTCCATGGGCATGGTGCACGCCTCCCGCGGCCGGCTCGCCCCCGCGGGACCCCAGCTGCGCTCCGAGACCGCCATCCTGTGCGACCTCGCCCGCCGCGTCCTGGGTCCCGGAAGCAGCACCCCCTGGGAGGAGTTCGCCGCCGACTACGGCCGCATCCGCGACGCCGTCGCCCGCGTGGTCCCCGGGTTCACCGACTTCAACACCAAGGTCGCCCGGCCCGGCGGCTTCGCCCTCCCGCACCCGCCCCGCGACAGCCGCACCTTCCCCACCGCCACCGGCAAGGCCAACTTCACCGCCGAACCGCTCACCTGGCCCCACGTCCCCGAAGGCCGGCTGCTGCTCCAGACGCTGCGCTCGCACGACCAGTACAACACCACCATCTACGGCCTCGACGACCGCTACCGCGGCATCAAGAACGGCCGCCGCGTCGTCTTCGTCCACCCCGAGGACGCACAGCGCCTGGGCCTGCCCGACGGCTCCTACGCCGACCTCACCAGCGAGTGGACCGACGGCAGCGAACGCGTCGCCCCCGGCTTCCGCGTCGTGCACTACCCCACCGCGCCCGGCTGCGCCGCCGCGTACTACCCCGAGACCAACGTGCTCGTCCCGCTCGACTCCACCGCCGACAAGTCCAACACCCCCACCAGCAAATCCCTCATCGTCCGCCTCACCCCCACCGGCCCCGACGCCACCTGA
- the polA gene encoding DNA polymerase I, with product MAENASQTETTPAPRLLLLDGHSLAYRAFFALPAENFTTAVGQPTNAIYGFASMLANTLRDEQPTHLAVAFDVSRKTWRSDRYDGYKATRSASPDEFKGQVELIGELLDTMRVRRFAVDGFEADDVIATLATRAADEGFHVSIVTGDRDCFQLVSDRVTVLYPTKGVSELTRFTPEKVEERYGLTPARYPDFAALRGDPSDNLPGIPGVGEKTAAKWIHQFGSLDELLERADEVKGKAGANLREHLDSVRLNRELTELVRDMELECGPVDLVRSPYDREAMTVLLDVLEFRNPSLRERLFAVDPGAEGEETVLAEGVTVEGTLPAAGELGAWLAEHGGQRLGVATLDDWKLGAGAVRAVALATGEGPALWFDPAAVDADDERAFAAWLADADRPKVVHGAKGLLRVFAEHGWGLAGVGMDTALAAYLVQPGRRSFALDALSVEFLGRELDKPEDDGGQLAFGADDEAEAYNLMRQARTVLDLGAAFEGRLTEVGAAGLLHDLELPVSALLARMERSGIAADRAHLERMEQRFAAAVQQAVTEAHASVGHEFNLGSPKQLQEVLFGELGLPKTKKTKTGFTTDADALAWLAGQTEHDLPVIMLRHREQAKLRTTVEGLIKTIASDGRIHTTFQQTVAATGRLSSTDPNLQNIPVRTDEGRAIRGGFVVGEGFETLLTADYSQIELRVMAHLSEDAGLIEAFTSGEDLHTTVASQVFGVGKDAVDAEMRRKIKAMSYGLAYGLSAFGLSQQLSISPDEARKLMDTYFERFGGVRDYLQRVVDEARATGYTETVLGRRRYLPDLTSSNRQRREMAERMALNAPIQGTAADIVKIAMLRVDEALTEQRLTSRMLLQVHDEIVLEVAPGEHEAVEALVREQMPNAVSLRAPLDVSVGWGPTWEAAAH from the coding sequence GTGGCTGAGAACGCATCGCAAACCGAGACGACCCCGGCGCCGCGCCTGCTCCTGCTGGACGGGCACTCGCTGGCGTACCGCGCGTTTTTCGCGCTGCCCGCGGAGAACTTCACGACGGCCGTGGGGCAACCGACGAACGCGATCTACGGCTTTGCCTCCATGCTGGCGAACACCCTGCGTGATGAGCAGCCCACGCATCTGGCGGTGGCGTTCGATGTCTCGCGCAAGACCTGGCGCTCGGACCGTTACGACGGTTACAAGGCGACCCGTTCGGCGTCCCCCGACGAGTTCAAGGGGCAGGTGGAGCTGATCGGGGAGCTGCTGGACACGATGCGGGTGCGCCGGTTCGCGGTCGACGGTTTCGAGGCCGACGACGTGATCGCCACCCTTGCGACCAGGGCGGCCGACGAGGGTTTCCACGTGTCGATCGTCACCGGTGACCGGGACTGCTTCCAGCTGGTGAGCGACCGGGTCACGGTGCTGTATCCGACGAAGGGCGTCTCGGAGCTGACCCGGTTCACCCCGGAGAAGGTCGAGGAGCGGTACGGGCTGACCCCGGCCCGCTACCCGGACTTCGCGGCCCTGCGCGGCGACCCGTCCGACAACCTGCCCGGCATCCCGGGGGTGGGGGAGAAGACGGCGGCCAAGTGGATCCACCAGTTCGGTTCGCTGGACGAGCTGCTGGAGCGGGCGGATGAGGTGAAGGGGAAGGCCGGCGCCAATCTGCGCGAGCACCTGGACTCGGTCCGGCTGAACCGGGAGCTGACCGAGCTGGTGCGGGACATGGAGCTGGAGTGCGGCCCGGTGGACCTGGTGCGCTCGCCCTATGACCGCGAGGCCATGACGGTCCTGCTGGACGTCCTGGAGTTCCGCAACCCCAGCCTGCGGGAGCGGCTGTTCGCGGTGGACCCGGGCGCCGAGGGCGAGGAGACGGTGCTCGCCGAGGGCGTCACCGTGGAGGGCACGCTGCCGGCGGCCGGCGAGCTGGGGGCCTGGCTTGCCGAGCACGGCGGGCAGCGGCTGGGTGTGGCCACCCTGGACGACTGGAAGCTGGGCGCGGGCGCGGTGCGCGCCGTGGCGCTGGCGACCGGTGAGGGGCCCGCGCTCTGGTTCGACCCGGCCGCTGTCGACGCCGACGACGAGCGGGCGTTCGCCGCCTGGCTGGCCGACGCCGACCGCCCGAAGGTGGTGCACGGCGCCAAGGGCCTGCTGCGGGTGTTCGCCGAGCACGGCTGGGGCCTGGCCGGGGTCGGTATGGACACCGCGCTCGCCGCCTACCTGGTGCAGCCGGGGCGCCGCTCCTTCGCGCTGGACGCGCTGAGCGTGGAGTTCCTGGGCCGGGAGCTGGACAAGCCGGAGGACGACGGCGGCCAGCTGGCGTTCGGCGCCGACGACGAGGCCGAGGCCTACAACCTGATGCGCCAGGCGCGCACCGTGCTGGACCTGGGCGCGGCCTTCGAGGGCCGGCTCACCGAGGTCGGCGCCGCCGGGCTGCTGCACGATCTGGAGCTGCCGGTCTCCGCGCTGCTCGCCCGCATGGAACGGTCCGGCATCGCCGCCGACCGGGCCCATCTGGAGCGCATGGAGCAGCGGTTCGCCGCCGCCGTGCAGCAGGCGGTGACCGAGGCGCACGCCTCGGTGGGCCACGAGTTCAACCTCGGGTCGCCCAAGCAGCTCCAGGAGGTTCTCTTCGGCGAGCTGGGCCTGCCGAAGACGAAGAAGACCAAGACCGGCTTCACCACGGACGCCGACGCCCTCGCGTGGCTGGCGGGGCAGACCGAGCACGACCTGCCGGTGATCATGCTGCGCCACCGGGAGCAGGCGAAGCTGCGCACCACGGTGGAGGGGCTGATCAAGACGATCGCCTCGGACGGCAGGATTCACACGACCTTCCAGCAGACGGTGGCGGCCACCGGCCGGCTGTCCTCCACCGACCCCAACCTGCAGAACATCCCGGTCCGTACGGACGAGGGGCGCGCCATCCGCGGCGGCTTCGTGGTCGGCGAGGGCTTCGAGACGCTGCTGACCGCCGACTACAGCCAGATCGAACTGCGGGTGATGGCCCATCTGTCGGAGGACGCCGGGCTGATCGAGGCCTTCACCTCCGGGGAGGACCTGCACACCACGGTGGCCTCGCAGGTCTTCGGCGTCGGCAAGGACGCCGTGGACGCGGAGATGCGCCGCAAGATCAAGGCGATGAGCTACGGCCTGGCGTACGGGCTCTCTGCCTTCGGGCTCTCCCAGCAGCTGTCGATCAGCCCCGACGAGGCGCGGAAGCTGATGGACACCTACTTCGAACGCTTCGGCGGGGTACGGGACTACCTCCAGCGCGTGGTGGACGAGGCGCGGGCCACCGGGTACACCGAGACGGTGCTGGGCCGCCGCCGCTATCTGCCGGACCTCACCAGCTCCAACCGGCAGCGCCGCGAGATGGCCGAGCGGATGGCGCTGAACGCCCCGATCCAGGGCACCGCGGCGGACATCGTGAAGATCGCGATGCTGCGGGTGGACGAGGCCCTCACGGAGCAGCGGCTGACCTCGCGGATGCTGCTCCAGGTCCACGACGAAATCGTGCTGGAGGTCGCGCCGGGCGAACACGAGGCGGTGGAGGCCCTCGTGCGTGAACAGATGCCGAACGCGGTCAGCCTGCGGGCGCCGCTGGATGTCTCGGTCGGCTGGGGCCCGACGTGGGAGGCGGCCGCCCACTGA